Within the Chitinivibrio alkaliphilus ACht1 genome, the region TTGCTCCTCAAATGAGTGACAGTATTGGTATGGAGATGTATGGATAAGGCACAGCGCTTTGCAGAGTTTCTTTTTCTTGCACATGAAGCAGACGGGGAGGTGTTTCTCCTTGATTCGGTTGAGACAGAACATGCCGTAAAGGTGTTGCGTTTTGCTGAAGGAGACCCTATTCAGGCAACAGATGGAGCGGGGATGATATTCTCCGGTGTTGTTTCAAAAATAAAAAAGGGTACAGCCCTCTGCACCGTTCAGGAATGTAGAACTGTTCCTCCTCCTTCTGTACGTATTGATGCGTATATTGGGATACCGGAAAAGAATCGCTTTGAGCTTCTCTGTGAGGCTCTTCCGCCTTTGGGGGTACAAAAAATTATTCCTTTTTATGGGGAAAATTCTAAAAAGCATTGGTGGTCTGCAGGTTGGAAGTCTGCCATTCGTCGGTATGAGCGTCTTATCCGGTCATCGGTAAAACAGTCTCACAATCCGTATATTACAGAGATTTCTGCTCCGGTTGCTTTCGATTCTCTGCGAGAATCCACCCGCGCACATGAACACTATATCGCTTCTTTTGATGGAGAGCGGGGGAGCAGGCTACAAACACTTCACGGGCAAGCTTCTTCGCATTGTGCTCTCATTGTTGGCCCCCCCGAGGGATTTTCCCCAAGAGAGGTGGAGCAGCTTCAGATCTTTCGGAGAGCGTCCTTTCTCTCCTTGGGAAAGTATCGATTACGTACAGAAATAGCCGCAGTTGCTGCTGCTGAATTAGTATCTCACATCGTCTCCTGATTTTTTTTGCCTGTTTTTCTGCATACTGCAGGGCATCTGCTTCTGAGATAAGGTCTGCTAAGCAGTTGTGCGCATTTTCTTCGGTGATAGGAAGTATGCCTATACTACAAGATATTGTATAGGGAGTGTCGTGGGTTTGAGAAAAGGTATCAAGCTCGTGTTGAATCCTCTTTCGTACTTCCTTTGCCCCCTTTGTGGTGTGAAGAAACAGTACAAACTCATCTCCTCCGTATCGTCCAAGTATATCCGCATCACGTATGCTTCGGCGTAAGACTTGGGCGAGATTGCAAATAGCTGCATCGCCCTGTTCATGCCCGAGAGTATCGTTGATTACTTTCAGATTATCCATATCAAGAAACAGAAGGGCCGCGGTGCTTTTATCGCGCTGAATTCGTAACAAGTGTGCTTCAACAAGGTTGAAAAATCCCCTTCGATTATACAGAGAAGTGAGACTGTCTTTTACGGCTAACTCGTGAATCTCCTCTATCATGTGGGTTTCTTGTAAAGCAGTTGATATAGAGATACGTAGGGTTTCGTATACGTTGATAGGATGGTGTTTTTGATATGGTATAAGCAATATACCAAACTGCTCTTGTCCATGAAAGAGGGGAAGAGTGAGACGATGAACATACTTTCCCACGTCAGTATTTTGTACTGTTTCAAAAAATGAAGAAAAGGCGATACGTGGAGCAGGGATTGGAGAGTATTCTCGTGTGTGGGGATACTCCCATGGCAGGGTGATATATTCAGGAGGGCGCCATTCATCACCGTGGCGTATGGGCGTTTCGTAGAGCCCAAGAATAGCGCCGGGAATTTGTAACTCATCGAAGGTTTTGCCCAGTTTTTGGTAAAAATCTTCTGTACCGAAGGAGGTTAGTATTTCATGCGTTGCAATACGAATTTCCCATTGGCGGGTATTTTGTTCTTCGATAGTTCGTTGTTTATTGTTGAGTTCCATGTTTTTTACAATCATGAGGGCATCAAAGAGAAGGGTATGTAGTCTCTCCTGCTCAAAATACTCTGCAGCAACAGAGGGGATTTCTTGGGATAATAAGCGAAAAAGAGTATACCACGGCGCGTAATTATGACTTATTTGATCATATTCAATTAAGTACTTGCTGAGCAGAAAAATAAAAGAATGGTGCCTGTCAGGGTGAAAGGCGTGGCGAAGAGTTTCATACCATTCATGTACCGTGGACGTATCCAGATGGTGCTCGGCGAAAAGAAGGTTGAGTGAGGATGCAGGAGGAGAAGGTGTTTGGTCTGTGGTTCCATGAAATATGCATCCGCATGATTGGCGCAGAGTGAGGGTGCAGGGAATGAGATAGTTGTGAGGCGCGGCATCAGATATTATTTCTGAATGTAGCTGTTGTGCGCCAAGGGAGCCAATTTCTAAGAACGGTTGTGTTACCGTACTGATAGATGGAGAAACCAGTCCGGATAAAGCTATGTCATCAAAACCGGTCACGGCAATATCATGGGGAACGGTGAAGCCTTGGTAGTACAGCTCTTCAATAGCACCAAGGGCCGTAAAGTCATCTGCGCATACCACGGCATCAAAGCTAATATTCTGCTTTAGTAAAGAGGCGATGGCGTGATGCCCCGACTTTTTTGAGAATGAGCCTGGGATAATCCGCTCTTCCTGAGACGGTATTCCCAGCTCCAGTAGAGTATCTTTGTATGCGGAAAGACGCTCCATCGCCTCGGGATGAGTTGAAGGGCCTGTAATACAGACAAACTTTCGTTTACCGTGTTGCTCGTAAAGATGCTGAATCATGGCACGTATGCCACTGCGGTTTTCAACGCATACACTACTGACGCCGGGAACGCGCATGGAAAGGGACACCACCGGTTTCTGAGTAACTGAATGGCAGTACTCTATGGCTTTTTGCGGTGATTCGCCATCTGCAACAGAGCCTGCAAAAATGAGGTACCCATCGAAACAGGAACTTGATTTTATGAGATCAAAAATAACATCATAGTGGCATTCAAAGGTGCCTAAATGGCCTTGAACAGTACCAATGAAAAGGGTGGTCTCTATGCGATGTGTATTGCAATAGGACTCAATGCCTTTCCACATTTGGTGTTGGCAATTCTCTTCCAGAGATGAAACAACAATAGCAAAATGGAGTTTTTTCTCCACTATACACCCCCACCGATGAATAGGTTGTTCTTAGTATATCATAGGGTGAAGAATGGGCAATAAAAAAGCACGGAAAAATTCCGTGCTTTGTATCATATCACGTAATTTTTGTTTTAGAAACCGATTTGGAGGCCGGCGTTAAGAAGCAATCCGTTTGTGTCAGTCTCATAGTCATCATTATTGAAAACCACATGGTATTTTCCATCTACGTAAACACCGAGAGGAATAACGGGAGGACTAACAGAGAGGCCCAGAAGAAAGTGCATACCCATTTTGGGTTCTTTGGCGCCATCGGTAATCTCATCAAGAATGTCATCCCGTGCTGCTGAAGGATTCGATTGGACTAACTCTTGCAGATCATCTATATCTCCCACGGCATCTTCAATGAGATCGGCTGAAAGAACAGGGGTTTCAAAATGAAGGGAGGGGCCAATCCCAATCTGCGGTGAAATAATGGGAAGTCTCATATCCCGTTTTATGGTAAGGTCTAAATGAAGTTTCCCGTAGGGCGTCTCGTCGATACCAAAATAGCTTCCGTCATCAAGGACAAGTTCCTCATAAAGGTCATCCCGCGGAGAATCTCCCCCGTAGGCGAGAATTTCTTCAGGGTTAATGTAAGAAATAGAGCCGTCATAGAGCCACGTTCCAAAGTTCATGGATAGCTCCACCGCAAAGGGTACAAGGGGTGGGTCAACATATACTTTACCCCCGAAATTAATCGGACTTCGTTCAAAATTTGCAATAGAGATATAGGCTGGGTGCAGATCGGCGAAGTCACCAAGATTATCTTGAGAAATACCCAAATCAGCAAGAAAGTCCAGGTCGGTTGATTCCCCTAGAGAGTTGCCCCACGCAGTTTCCGTATCATCCAAGGCTGTAGAGAAATCAAAGCCCCAGTGTAATCCTGCGCCGACAAAGGCCATGGCGTGGCTCGAAATAAGTAGAAGGGCACAAAGAATCTTTGAAATGGTCATGGTATACTCCTTGAATTTTTGTTTCAACACTAAATATATTATACATATGATATAATAAAATAATTATTTTGTTGCGTGTTTTAAAAAATAGATTTGGATTATCATGAAGTTCACGCTCCTTTGGTCTATTCTACTCGTCTGTTTTATTTCTGCTCAGTCATTATCACCGGTTCAGCATTCTGCTGATCTTCCTGATTATCAGTCATTTTCACCGGCGGTTGGGGGACAACGGAGTAGTGACATCGAACGTATTTCTGCCGATGTTGATATCCGAGATGATTTGTATGTTCTTGGATCTGGTGATCGTCTGAAAGCGTATATCTGGGGAGCCGATGAACAAACGCTCTCCTTACGTGTGACCCACAACGGGCTGGTAATTATACCTACTGTTGGGGCAATAGAGGTAGCATCCCGTACTTTCATTGAGGCCCAAAAAGAGATTCGACGAGAATTACAGCGGGTCTATCGAACGGACCGAATTGATATTGTTCTTGATGAAGTAAAAACAATACAGGTTCCCGTCTTCGGCGAAGTCGAAAAAGAAGAGACGCATGTTGTTTCGGGGGCAACGCGACTTTCGGCATTAATTCAAGAACTGGAGCTCTCATCACGGGCGTCCAAGCGAACCGTGGAAGTGCGCAATAGTGTGCGGGGTACACAAAATAGCTATGATGTCCTTGCGGTTACACGCGGTATAGATGAGGCAGAGGATCCCTATTTGCTCAGCGGAGATCAGGTTTTTATACGTCCCGTACATCAGTATATGTCAGTTACGGGAGCGGTACAAAACCCCGGAACATATCCCTATATTTCTGGTGAAACAGTCCGAGATGCATTATACTTAAGTGGCGGTTTTACCCGTGAAGCGGATAGTAGCAGTGTTCTATTGGTGCGGTTTGTCGATGACAAAGACTCACTGATTCATACCTCCCTTGATTATGCTGTCCTTGATAGTATTGTTCTTGAACGTGATGACCGCTTGGTTGTACAAAGACGTCATCGCTATCGGGAGCACCGCTATGTAACAATCTCAGGAGAGGTGAATTCGCCGGGAAAATATCCGATTCGTGATGATCAAACCCGTCTTTCTGAGGTTATCGATCAAGCCGGAGGGCTTACGGAGAAAGCATACTTAAGTGGAAGCGGTATTGTCCGACAAAATTTTATTGATGCGGGGCGGGCAGAATATGAACGTTTGAGTAACTTGGTCTATTCAGAACTCTCTCCGGCGGAGAGAAATTATTTGCGGTATCGCAAATCAACCTCAAATTCCCGTCTCAGCATAGATTTTAACACACTCTTTCAAGAAGATGATTTAGAAGGAATATACGATGTGGTATTACGGAATAAAGACTCTATACATATCGCGCAACGAGCTCTCACGGTAAATGTGATGGGAGCAGTTGTTCGTCCTGGCTTGGTGAAATATCAAGAAGGGGCAGATCTGAGTTACTACATTGATGTTGCCGGAGGCTACACCGAAGATGCACGTCGTCGTCGTACGAAAGTTGTAAAGGGAGGCACTGAAAACTGGCTTGACCCCAGTGACGTTGATGAGATAGAAATGGGTGACGCAATCTGGGTTCCTGAACGTGAGTACGTTGATCGTGTTGAAGCGGCAAAGGATATTCTCACAATCCTCGGGGGGATTGCTACTATTGTTACCGCCTCTATTACGGTAATGAGATACCTTGATGATAACTAAGACATCGTTGAAAGGCATGCAATGAAAACCGAACTATCACTTCTCGATATTCTGATTATTCTTGGGAGAAAAAAGGTCTCCTTGCTACTGCACTTTTTATGTATTTCTCTCATTGCTATCGGTATCTCCTTTCTTTTTACTGAGTGGTATAAATCAGAGGTTACCTTTGTCCCTCGTAGTCGTCGCTCCGGAAATAACCTTATGATGGGGCTCGCAGGGAATGTGGGGGGAGAAATTCTGGGAGATATCCCTCTTAGGCCACGGCATTATTCAGAGATTCTTCGTTCACGTGAACTGAGAGAAACGGTGATACAGGAATTCAATTTGATAGAAGTGTACGAAATTTCAGAACGGCCGAACTCTCTCGATCTCGCACTCGAACGTCTCGCATCCCATGTAGAAATTCACGAGATTGAAGAGGGCGGGCTTGGTGTAACCGATGTTCTTGCCGTAAAAATTGTCGTGGAAGATCAAGACCCTCACCGTGCTGCAGATATGGCTAATTTTATGTATCAGCAGTTACAAAAACGGGTGGTCTCTTTTATTGGAGAAGATCACGAGGCTGTGCTCTCATACCTTCGCAGAGAGTTGGCGAGAAAAGAATCTGATTTAACCGCATACCGCCAGAAATTGAAAGAGTTTCAACAGGAGCATAAGGTATACCAGATTTCATCTCAGATAGAGGCATTAATTTCAGAAATTAGCGCATACCAAGCTAAGGCAGGAGGCTTGGAGGTTGAGATTCGCGCGCGAAGTAGAAACCAAAATCCTTCCCACCCATCGATCCAACAGCTTCGTCATAAACGTACGGAATATCTGCGTCGTATAGAGCGTATTCAGGATGAAAAGGCCGATGGCTTTGGGTGGCCTCTTCAAGAAAGTATTCAATTGACTCATACCCTCATTGATTTAAGCCGTGAGGTAGAAACGACAGAAAAAATAATTGGTTTAATAAAAGAGCAGATCTTGCAGGCAGAGTTGCGTAAGTCCCGTGATTTTGCCGATTTCTTTACGGTTGACCGGGCCCGTCCAGCTCAGTGGAAACATCGCCCCAGTAAAGCACTTATTGTTATCGTACTTACCTTTGTTTATATGAGTGTTACCGTATTGCTCACCGTAGGGCGTGCTGTTACACGTGAGCAAATGAGCAAGGATGCTGTGTTTCAGCAAAAAGTTCGTGATTGTAAGAAGGCTTTCTTTGGAAAAGAGTAGTTCTCGATTCGATTTCTTTCTGCGGTGTCTTGACGTATTCACGCTTCGCACGCTCCTCTTTTTCTACATTCTCATATCGGGCGCGATTTCCATGTCGCTTATTCCCAGAGAAATACGTATGACCTTTCATATGCCCGTTATGGGTGTTGCCGTCTTTTTCTATCTGATTCACCTTGTGCAAAACAGAGCAGTCGTTCCCCTTACAAAGTATCATGTATTAATGTTTGCCTATCTTACCATTATTTTTATTTCCCTGGTTGTCAACAGAGCACCCCTGTCAATGATTTTCTGGGGAATGGATTATGTCTCCGATGTACTGATTATGGGGTTTATTATCAGTTTGGTATTGAGAAAGCGTGACTTCAACCGCATATTCTCCTTACTTACGATCTATGCATTGGTAAGTGTTTTTACCGGTTTGTTTGATATCATTACGGGAATATCTCTCCCTTTGTTTCGTAATTCAGGGCTTTTTGCTGATCGTAATTTAGCTGTTCGGTTTTATACCTTTGTTTCCATGTATCAGTTTTTTACCTTAATTCGTGCATATGAAAACAATAGGGTTCGGAAAAGAACTATCCTTATTTTGCTTGTTATTTTGGCACACGTGATTCTTCTTATGTCTCGAGGCGGCTATGCTATATATGGAATGGCCATGCTTGCGGTAACTATTATATCGGGAAATAAACGCATTTTCTATATAGTGCTGTGTATATTGCCTGTATTTCTTGCGCTTGTGGCGATTATGACGCTCCAGCGGATTCAACAAGATCGTATGGATATTGTTAACTACTCTGACCTTACCCGTGTTTCTCTTATGCGGGCAGGAATTAATATGATAGAAGATAATACTCTTTTCGGTGTTGGGTATCGTCGTTTTGCAGAACTTTATTTTAAATATTATGATATTAACCTTCCTACAGCTCAAATTGTACATGTCATACATAATATCTACATTGGTATGTGGGCCGAGATCGGTATCTTTGGTCTTATGGTATATCTTATGTTGAATTTTGGCCTTATCCATCATCATTTGGCCCGAATTAGGCGTGGCTACAAAGCGAAAGATCCCCATGCTGTTTTAGGTATTTCTCTTCTTATATTTATGTTACACGGAATTATTTATCATAGCTTTGATAACGATTCATCCTATTGGATAATATTGGCACTATCAATTATATATTATGATCCTCCCTTGAAAAAACGAGTGTATCAACCACCACAGAAACAGGGGGAGCTGAGAATACACAGGGCGTAAAACGTAGTATTAACTGGTAATGTAGCTACTTCCATATTTTTAGAAGATGGCTGTAATGGTAAAAAATATTTTGGGTACCTCCTTTTTTCAACTGCTGAGTATCGTTCTCAAATTCCTCTTTGGCGTTTTTATGGCCTACACCTTTGGCGCGTCAGATGAGATGGATTCATATGTTGTTTCCATAACGATTATTACCCTCATATACACCTTGTTAACAAATATTCAGCCGAAGGCCTTAATTCCGTATATACAGGGAATAGGTACGAAGGAAAAGAAGAGTGCAGTGTCGGCCATTATATCCTTTAATATAAAAGGATTTATGATAATCTCCCTTGTGGTCTGGCTTTGTTCACCATTTTTGATACGTATATTTGCCCCGGGCCTTGCTTCCTCACCTTCCTATCTAGCATCTCAACTATTACGAATATCTTCAGTGTATCTTTTTATATCAAGTTTTGTAGCCTTGGGCAATGCCCTCATAGAAATGAATCTTCGCGCACCCTTTGCTGCGCGTATCAGGCTCTACCAGACAACCTTGCTCCTGCTACTTGTACTCCTGCTTTCACAATATATCGGGATTTTCTCACTCCCCACAGCGCACGTATTTTCTATGCTTCTCATAATCCCTTTTTATTTTCCTTTTTTAAAAGTAGGGGGTATCAATTATTCTCCCCTTTACCAACAATGAATTCCTATGTACGAGGCTATATTGCCTTTCTTGCTCCCATTTTTGTGGGACGTCTTCTCATGCGTCTAATTAAAATCAGTGATGTGTTTTTAGCGTCATTCATGGAAGAGGGGGCCGTATCGTATCTTAGTTATGCCACACGAATTACTGGTAATTTAGATCAACTGTACGTGGGGATACTTGTGGTGTATTTTCCCATAATTTCTCAACGAGCAAATGATTCAGAACAACAGAAAGGCCATGCTGATACAATCTTTGAAGGCTTTGAACTCCTCTTTCTTGCGTCATTTTCCGTGGCGCTCTTTTTGACAGTCTTTGCCCCCGATATTGTGCGCCTTCTTTTTCAGCGCGGAGCCTTTCTGCCTAAAGACACGGCGGTTGTGGCAAATATTCTTCGCTTTTACAGTCTCATGATGGTATGTGCCCCCCTGGGTAGTTATTTTGCAAACGCCTATTACAGCTCCCACCAACCCCGTCGGGCAACCTATTATTCAGTTATTGCCTCTGTCCTCAATGTTGTTCTCAATGTTATATTTTTCATCTTCTGGGGAGTATACGGTATTGCCGCGGCATCTTCCCTAGCTTTCCTTACGGGATTTTTTCTCCAATCATACAACCTACACAAGGTAAATGAAAATATTATCTTTTCCTCCATGCTGTGGGGCATTGAAAAAATTTGTTTTGTGGCATGTCTCAGCATGCTTCCGGTGTACCTTCTAAGCATTCATATTAATACTGAGACAACAGTGGGTACTCTATGGCAGCTGGGGATACTCTTTGCTCTCTATGGGATTGGTATTCTTTTACTTACTATACTCTTTCGCTTAAGAACAGGTTTGCGTCTTCGTACTTTCCTCGAGGAAACCCTGGGGAAAAGATTTAAGTGATAGTTTTGAGTAAATACGCAAAGAGAGACTTTTCTGAGTAATTATTGATGCTATCCTTCGCCTGTGATCTCCGTATGTGTTCATTCCAGAGGTGCACAGCATAGGCATCGCCAATCATGCCGGGATAATGAGCAAAGGTGTCATCGAAGATGTGGCGCCACGACGCTGCCGGTACAGGGTAATGGGCTGTATAGGGTTCTCCCCGGTCCATAAGGTCAAAATATCGCAGGGCCTTTCCAAATCCAATTGGTCCTCCCGATTCTCCCCAGCCAACATTTGCCCGATTGTTGCCCAGAATATAGCGTATGGCTTTTTTGACACGTGTGCGGGGTGAATCATAGGGTAAAAATCTATTGGGGTGTTCACAGGCATTTACCATGAAGCGCGGGAGGGCATGTTTTTTGGGGAATTTTAAATACCCTATACTTGGTACGCCGAACTCTTCGCAGCCAAATTGGATATCGGGGGTTTTCTTAAATCGCTTGAGGCCGATAAGGTCCATATCAACCCAAATTCCACCCTGTTCATAGAGGAGTTTCCAGCGAAACCAGTCGGCAAAGAGAGCGACACTACCCGTACGGGATGTAAATATGGCATCTTCGGGGAGGATGGTCTTTGCATCACAGATTGTTGTGTTTTCGGGAATGTTCTGCACCGTATCGTAGATGTAGAGCTTAAATTCGTATCCCAGGGCAAGATAGGATTTAATACAGAGCTGCTCTATTAAGGAGAGTTTCCTTCCGATCCACAGAGATTGTATGGCCGTTGTCATGCTGGTATTCCTTTATAAGATAGATATGATTTCATGGAATATGCGGTCACAATTATTGGTATCACGGTATTGAAAGAAGGAGTCAACCCGTTGTAAATAGGTGTCCTCCATGGCACATCCATGGTTGATCTGTTTCTCAATTTCCCGTATCAACTCCTCTTCCAGGGAAATGATCTTTCCAAATCCGTCAGTGTGATGGTCAAAATAGCTGGGGGCATAGTGTACAGGGTCGAACATATAATAGATCATCGGTTTTTTCATATAAGCAAAGTCAAAAAACACACTGGAAAAATCGGTGATAAGCAGTTGTGATTCCCGTAATAGTGTTGGAACATCACTCTCATGTGCGTTTTCTATGTGAATGTGTGGTGAAGCAGTGTGGAAATTTGAGAGATAGCGCTGCATTTTATAGTGAGGATAGAAGATAAAATCGAAGTGATGGGTTTCAAGAAGTGTATGGAGGTCACTGTTTTGGAGAAAACTCTGTATGCGTTTGAAATAGTTTGTGGTGCAAAACTCTTTTTGAGAAATCCATTTGTTGTGGAAAAAGGTTGGTGAGACAAAGGTATTTCGCCAGCTGGGCATAAAGACAATCTGTTTTTTTGTTGTAACCCCGTGGAGATTGTCGTAGCGGGCAAAGCCCGTAAGGACGATTTCCCCCTGTGTATATCCATATTCAGGTTGGTTTAAGGCATCAAACTCTTGTTTTGCCGCAGTGGTAATAAGATCGTTATGGGTTTTTTTCTTTGAAAAGGAGGAGCTCATGTCGTGATGGGTAATCCCGTGTTGCAGGAAGATGGCCTTCTTCTGATCTTTACGATCAAAGAGGAGTTTATACAATTTGTAGCTCCAGGGCTGGATATGCCACATATGGGCCGAAATAATTGCCGTGGAGAGTATGAAGGCGAGTTTGTGTTCCGGGGACATAAATTCGATGGGATCTCCAAGGGCGGCTACTTTTTCATAGTGAAGGGTGTTTTTCTTTGATATGACAAAAAAAACAGGAATATCAGGGTGCTCTCTTCTCATATGCTGAAAGAAGGCAAAGCCATTATCATTTGCCGCGGTGCCGTTGTCAGAAATAAGCCAAGCCTTGCGAAAACGCTTTCTCTTTGGGTGGATATGCGCAATAAGTATATAGAGCGTCATTTCCGTGAGCTCATATATCCATACGGGAAGTCGATAGAGTATCTTTTTCGAGGTGCGGATAAAAATAAAAGCCTCTCTTTTTACTTATTTCACAGTTCTATATACACGTTCGCAGCAGTGTCTATCTACGTGGGCAAAAAAATCGGGGGTTTTTCGAAGACATCCTGACTGTACTGCATCGTCAATTCTCTCCATAAGCTCTTCAGGGCTTGTGGCAACACTTTCTTCGACATAGGGGGGGCGTATGTACCAGAAATCTTGGTCTGGTTTATAAAAAATAACCCGGTTGCCTTTGTAGATAAAATCCCAGGAAACGCTGGAGTTGTCTGTAATAAGCAGGGATGACCGTTGAATGTACTGGGCGAGGTTATCCGTTATGACAGACCCCCCCCGGGGTATATGAATACGCTCTTTCATCATGTTGTGGATGGCCACATGGATTGTATACCCGTACTGTTTCAGGTGTTCTTGGGAAAGAGTTGAGAGAATGTCATTAATCTTTTTCTCATACTCTTTTTTCGGACTGTGGGTGAGAAATACGAGGATCTCCGTATTGATACTTTGCTCCAAATTATCCCATCGGGGAAGACCGGTAAACTGCATCTTTTCACGGGGGATGCCCATCTGTTCAACCACGGTAGCCTCTTTCTCTGCGCTGACGCAAAAGATATCGATGGTTCCGTTGAGGGAGCGTACATAGTTCTGAATTGTGAATGATAATCCTTCTCCTCGGGTAATTCCGATAACACCGTGCTGAATGAAGACTTTTGTAGGGGTTGTGCAGGCATTTACCACGGGGGGAACTTTATGCAAGCAGGGAAGTATATCGGAAAAACTATGGGAAAAAAAGACGCCGCGCGATTGAAAAAAAGGATAAAGCTTTTCCAGCTGCCTCGTTTTACATGATCTGGCTGTCCGCTGTTTCTGTTTTCAATGAAGTAGACCGCTTTATCCTCAGCCTTTAGGTAGGTGTAGAGAGCAATGGCATTATCACTGCGAACCTCTCCGTAGGTAGAGCCTACAAGATAGAGCTCTCTTTTCGGTGTGCTTAGGGTATATATCCGCGCCAGGCAATACTTCACCATGCTGGTAATAAGTACAAGCATATCCCTCAGCAGTTTCACTTTTCTTCTCAACTCAATGCCTCCACGTATAATTCACAGCAC harbors:
- a CDS encoding CDP-glycerol--poly(glycerophosphate) glycerophosphotransferase, whose protein sequence is MVNACTTPTKVFIQHGVIGITRGEGLSFTIQNYVRSLNGTIDIFCVSAEKEATVVEQMGIPREKMQFTGLPRWDNLEQSINTEILVFLTHSPKKEYEKKINDILSTLSQEHLKQYGYTIHVAIHNMMKERIHIPRGGSVITDNLAQYIQRSSLLITDNSSVSWDFIYKGNRVIFYKPDQDFWYIRPPYVEESVATSPEELMERIDDAVQSGCLRKTPDFFAHVDRHCCERVYRTVK